In Pseudobacter ginsenosidimutans, the following are encoded in one genomic region:
- a CDS encoding TonB-dependent receptor plug domain-containing protein: MQFRKILLQSSFCLTAIPAFSQDQDSTKAKALEKVTVVGRSATQLVNRQAYNVTAIDAKKLYNSTLDLAHALDRVSGVRVRETGGVGSSINFAINGFSGNQVRFFLDGIPMDNFGSSFQLNNIPINFAERVEVYKGVVPIWLGSDALGGAVNIVTGSKHRNYVDVSYSYGSFNTHRSAINAAFTSQKGFTVQVNAFQNYSDNNYKVTLDVSDIHTGKYSPNTTVRRFHDTYHNETLITNIGFVDKPWADKLLLGISLGKNYREMQTGARMVSVFGAWHRRGNMVMPTLKYQKKNLFVKGLDLTFNANYNLGKEQNIDTAFRRYDWYGNYKQYEGQGSERSRTMYKYGNNTGLATATFNYRINDHQSVSLNNVFTTFSREGSDELYPDEKRYEIPQKSIKNILGLGYKYEVTDKWSATVFGKYLMQEAKTDISYNPTGNWGMWLTGNSGILSTISDTALQAVTLFTRNCNSNSPMRRATVYRRTKKCSGTK, translated from the coding sequence ATGCAATTTAGAAAAATTTTGCTTCAGTCATCTTTTTGCCTGACCGCAATCCCTGCATTTTCACAGGACCAGGATTCCACCAAAGCAAAAGCGCTCGAAAAGGTAACGGTGGTGGGCCGTTCAGCCACTCAGTTGGTGAACCGCCAGGCTTACAACGTTACAGCCATCGATGCAAAAAAACTGTACAATTCCACGCTCGATCTGGCGCATGCATTGGATCGTGTGTCTGGTGTAAGGGTCAGGGAAACCGGTGGTGTAGGCTCTTCCATCAATTTTGCCATCAACGGATTTTCGGGTAACCAGGTCCGTTTCTTCCTGGATGGTATTCCCATGGACAATTTCGGTTCCTCTTTTCAGCTCAATAATATTCCCATCAATTTTGCGGAAAGGGTGGAAGTATACAAAGGCGTTGTACCTATCTGGCTGGGATCGGATGCACTCGGCGGCGCCGTGAACATCGTTACAGGCAGCAAACACAGGAACTATGTGGATGTTTCCTATTCCTATGGCTCCTTCAATACACATCGCAGCGCCATCAATGCCGCCTTCACTTCCCAAAAAGGATTCACAGTTCAGGTGAATGCCTTCCAGAATTATTCCGACAATAATTATAAGGTAACCCTGGATGTTTCGGATATCCATACGGGTAAGTACTCACCCAATACCACAGTACGGAGATTCCATGATACATATCATAATGAAACCCTGATCACCAATATCGGTTTCGTTGATAAGCCCTGGGCAGATAAACTTCTGCTGGGCATCAGTCTGGGTAAGAATTACAGGGAAATGCAAACCGGAGCCCGCATGGTATCTGTGTTCGGTGCCTGGCATAGAAGAGGGAATATGGTGATGCCCACTTTGAAATACCAGAAGAAAAACCTCTTTGTAAAAGGACTGGACCTTACATTCAATGCAAACTATAATCTGGGCAAGGAACAGAATATCGATACGGCTTTCAGAAGATACGACTGGTACGGCAATTATAAACAATACGAAGGCCAGGGAAGTGAAAGGAGCCGCACCATGTACAAATATGGGAACAATACAGGCCTGGCTACAGCCACTTTCAATTACCGGATCAACGATCATCAATCGGTGTCGCTCAACAATGTGTTCACCACTTTCAGCCGGGAAGGCAGCGATGAATTGTATCCGGATGAGAAAAGATATGAGATCCCACAAAAGTCCATCAAGAATATCCTGGGGCTCGGCTACAAATATGAGGTCACCGATAAATGGAGCGCTACCGTGTTCGGTAAATATTTGATGCAGGAAGCCAAAACGGATATCTCTTACAATCCCACCGGAAACTGGGGGATGTGGCTTACAGGAAACTCAGGAATACTGTCAACAATTTCGGATACGGCGTTGCAGGCAGTTACTTTATTCACCCGGAACTGCAACTCAAATTCTCCTATGAGAAGAGCAACCGTTTACCGGAGAACGAAGAAATGTTCGGGGACGAAGTGA
- a CDS encoding TonB-dependent receptor yields MQLKFSYEKSNRLPENEEMFGDEVNQQSNFSLRPEISDNLNLGASYGFNIKKDHRFLVSGSAIYRFARDFIYFLYNANQAKLTTDNLDGVSNIGGEAELRYSYKSFITGGVNLTYQHIVNLQKLDPKTGAPSVVYKDVMPNLPYLYGNADASIFFRNLVGKDDQLSFGYNLLYVNTFWLYWPSQGGRTATDEKRQVPRQISHDVNIVYAMKSGRYNIALECRNINDAQLYDNFSLQKPSRSFNIKFRYFYAK; encoded by the coding sequence CTGCAACTCAAATTCTCCTATGAGAAGAGCAACCGTTTACCGGAGAACGAAGAAATGTTCGGGGACGAAGTGAACCAGCAAAGCAATTTCAGTCTCAGGCCAGAGATCAGCGATAACCTGAATCTTGGCGCCAGCTACGGATTCAATATCAAAAAAGATCACCGCTTCCTGGTGTCAGGTTCTGCCATCTACCGTTTTGCGCGGGATTTTATCTATTTCCTCTACAATGCCAACCAGGCCAAACTTACAACAGACAACCTGGATGGCGTGTCAAATATTGGTGGTGAAGCAGAGCTTCGCTATTCCTATAAATCATTCATTACAGGTGGTGTCAACCTGACCTACCAGCATATCGTGAACCTGCAAAAGCTCGATCCAAAAACTGGCGCACCCAGTGTTGTATACAAAGACGTGATGCCTAATCTTCCATACTTATATGGTAACGCAGATGCCAGCATCTTTTTCAGGAATCTTGTGGGTAAGGATGATCAGCTCAGTTTCGGTTACAACCTGCTCTATGTAAATACCTTCTGGCTCTACTGGCCAAGCCAGGGCGGAAGAACGGCTACCGATGAAAAAAGACAGGTTCCCCGGCAGATCTCCCACGATGTGAATATTGTGTATGCCATGAAGAGCGGGCGCTACAATATTGCCCTGGAATGCAGGAATATCAACGATGCGCAACTATACGACAATTTCAGCCTCCAAAAGCCCAGCCGGAGCTTCAATATCAAATTCAGATACTTCTACGCCAAATAA
- a CDS encoding S9 family peptidase gives MRVIYTMMLMLAVVAASAQMTPVTKANYQQAARFAPRKLSKLIFSTTVDPHWLKKSDRFWYVYETTDGKKWYIVDPAKGEKRTMFDNAIMAAKLTRIVKDPFDAQHLNIDSLRFVRDENWIQFEVKSTEEIVKKDTSAATKGKGNAAGTPPARERKIFYFEYNLNSGELIELPDFKKPKRKPSWANISPDGNIILFGRDYNLYWMDKANYEKALLKEDDSTIVEHAITTDGVEYYSYHGSGSFGNNETNVEKETNKKKRKSVGARWSPDSKHFTLLRTDSRKVKDLWVINAVAEPRPTLETYKYMMAGEKDAPVDHLYLFDAVAKTGKEMQVSLFKDQNLNVWTAEELAKERDDDWRPSKWLGNDQQFYFTRTGRDLKKVDVCKVDINTGTVKVLIEERFNTYIEIRRLGLVNAGKELIHWSERDGWAHFYLYDENGNLKNQITSGTWHAENILGIDEAKRVLYFSANGREPNEDPYYLHAYRVNFDGSGLKLLNPGEFEHAMSINDNNTFFVDNYSRVNTVPRSALYAADGRKVMELETADLSSLMATGFKFPQPFKVKADDGITDIYGVMYKPMDFDSTKKYPVIQYVYPGPQTEAVNKAFGRSMDRTDRLANLGFIVITMGNRGGHPARSKWYHNYGYGNLRDYGLADKKAAAEQLADRYPWFDVNRVGIHGHSGGGFMSTAAMLVYPDFFKVAVSSAGNHDNTIYNRWWSEQHHGVKEVIGEKDTTFVYNIEKNQDLVKNLKGHLMLSHGDIDNNVHPANTMRVVNALIKANKRFDLVILPGQRHGFGDMTEYFFWKMADYFTLHLMGDTTERPVDIEEINRETEQAGQKGGRRMQ, from the coding sequence ATGAGAGTTATTTACACCATGATGCTGATGCTGGCTGTTGTTGCAGCATCTGCACAAATGACCCCGGTAACGAAAGCCAATTACCAGCAGGCCGCCAGGTTTGCGCCCCGCAAGCTCAGCAAGCTTATTTTCAGCACTACAGTGGATCCGCACTGGCTGAAAAAAAGCGACAGGTTCTGGTATGTATATGAAACCACCGACGGAAAGAAATGGTACATCGTTGATCCTGCAAAAGGAGAAAAGAGAACGATGTTCGATAATGCCATCATGGCTGCAAAGCTGACCCGCATTGTGAAAGACCCTTTCGATGCACAGCACCTGAATATCGACAGCCTTCGTTTTGTTCGTGATGAGAACTGGATACAGTTTGAAGTTAAAAGCACGGAAGAAATAGTGAAAAAAGATACATCCGCTGCTACCAAAGGAAAAGGGAATGCTGCTGGCACACCACCGGCCCGCGAACGAAAAATATTTTATTTTGAGTACAATCTGAATTCGGGTGAGCTCATTGAGCTGCCCGATTTCAAAAAGCCCAAACGCAAACCTTCCTGGGCCAATATTTCTCCCGATGGCAATATCATCCTCTTCGGCAGGGACTATAACCTGTACTGGATGGACAAAGCCAATTATGAAAAAGCGCTGCTGAAAGAAGACGACAGTACAATAGTTGAACATGCCATTACAACAGATGGCGTTGAATACTACAGCTATCATGGCAGCGGCAGTTTCGGGAATAATGAAACCAATGTGGAGAAGGAAACCAATAAGAAAAAAAGGAAAAGTGTTGGTGCGAGATGGTCGCCGGACAGTAAGCACTTCACATTGTTGCGAACAGACAGCCGCAAAGTGAAAGACCTGTGGGTGATCAATGCAGTTGCTGAACCACGCCCCACGCTGGAAACCTACAAGTACATGATGGCTGGTGAAAAAGATGCGCCGGTTGATCATCTTTATTTATTCGATGCCGTGGCAAAAACAGGAAAGGAAATGCAGGTATCGCTTTTCAAAGACCAGAACCTGAATGTATGGACTGCGGAAGAATTGGCGAAAGAGCGCGATGACGACTGGCGTCCTTCCAAATGGCTGGGCAATGATCAGCAATTCTATTTCACCCGCACCGGCCGCGATCTGAAAAAAGTGGATGTATGTAAAGTGGACATCAATACAGGAACTGTAAAAGTATTGATCGAAGAACGATTCAATACCTATATTGAAATACGCAGGCTGGGACTGGTAAATGCCGGCAAAGAGCTTATTCACTGGAGTGAGCGCGATGGCTGGGCGCATTTCTATCTCTATGATGAAAATGGAAATCTGAAGAACCAGATCACATCAGGCACCTGGCATGCAGAGAATATTCTTGGAATAGATGAAGCCAAACGCGTGCTCTATTTCTCAGCCAATGGCAGGGAGCCCAATGAGGATCCATATTATCTTCATGCCTATCGCGTGAACTTCGATGGCTCTGGTTTGAAACTGCTGAACCCCGGTGAGTTTGAGCATGCCATGAGTATCAACGATAACAATACATTCTTTGTTGACAACTATTCACGCGTGAACACAGTTCCCAGGTCTGCGCTTTATGCAGCAGATGGACGTAAAGTGATGGAACTGGAAACGGCCGATCTTTCCTCACTGATGGCTACCGGTTTCAAATTCCCGCAGCCTTTCAAAGTAAAAGCCGATGATGGCATCACAGATATTTATGGTGTGATGTACAAACCGATGGATTTCGATTCCACCAAAAAATATCCTGTGATCCAGTACGTGTATCCCGGTCCGCAAACAGAAGCGGTGAACAAAGCTTTCGGGCGTTCCATGGATCGCACAGACAGGTTAGCGAATCTCGGTTTTATCGTGATCACGATGGGCAACCGCGGTGGACACCCGGCACGCAGCAAATGGTATCATAACTATGGTTACGGCAATCTCCGTGATTATGGTCTTGCCGATAAAAAAGCAGCCGCCGAACAGCTCGCTGACCGTTATCCCTGGTTCGATGTGAACCGCGTGGGCATTCATGGCCACTCCGGTGGTGGCTTCATGAGCACTGCTGCCATGCTGGTATATCCCGACTTCTTCAAAGTGGCCGTGTCTTCCGCCGGCAACCACGATAATACCATTTACAATCGCTGGTGGAGTGAGCAACATCATGGCGTGAAAGAAGTGATCGGAGAGAAGGACACTACTTTCGTGTACAATATCGAAAAGAACCAGGACCTGGTGAAGAACCTCAAAGGCCATCTCATGCTGTCTCATGGTGATATCGACAACAACGTACACCCTGCCAATACCATGCGTGTGGTCAACGCACTGATCAAGGCCAATAAAAGATTTGACCTGGTGATATTGCCCGGTCAGCGTCATGGGTTCGGTGATATGACTGAATATTTCTTCTGGAAAATGGCGGATTATTTTACGCTGCATCTCATGGGCGATACAACGGAAAGACCAGTGGATATTGAAGAGATCAACAGGGAGACAGAACAGGCAGGACAGAAAGGCGGCAGAAGAATGCAATAA
- a CDS encoding PepSY-associated TM helix domain-containing protein, with protein sequence MIKAKTPLKAKKSNRSIFYRVSAWLHLWLGLITGLIMLVVCLTACIWVFNDEITALMEPETKVAKQSAPVIPPSELIRIADSIVPGKKPNYATYQQGRAIYLALGEGRRGNTVLRVNPYSGQVISVKEKKAGETDFFRFILNGHRFLWLPYEIGRPIVNYGTLLFVILLITGMVLWWPRKWTKATRDQSFKVKWKASFKRVNYDLHNVFGFYSLLFLLAIALTGMVYGIKWYSNGLYWVTSGAQSLPEFKRVKSDSLQAGKFFTPQEVMNNCWNQVSNQHPEAEGFYYAFADTSKATSAINITIYPTAGKYYNNRSFVFDQHTGKQLKGNPVYETPYEEAAFGAKLRRMNYDIHVGSILGFPGKIMAFFAALIGASLPVTGFLVWWGKRKKKNSKNAKTNKVNKTLIQPQVVTADI encoded by the coding sequence ATGATCAAAGCCAAAACTCCGCTTAAGGCTAAAAAAAGCAACAGGAGTATTTTCTATCGTGTATCTGCCTGGTTGCACCTATGGCTGGGCCTTATCACCGGACTGATAATGCTGGTGGTTTGTCTCACTGCCTGCATCTGGGTTTTCAATGATGAGATCACTGCCCTGATGGAGCCCGAAACAAAGGTGGCCAAACAATCAGCTCCCGTGATCCCTCCCTCCGAACTGATCCGCATCGCAGACTCGATAGTTCCCGGCAAGAAACCGAATTACGCCACTTATCAACAGGGGCGAGCCATTTATCTCGCACTCGGTGAAGGGCGCAGAGGCAATACCGTATTACGCGTGAACCCTTATTCCGGGCAAGTGATCAGTGTAAAAGAAAAGAAAGCAGGCGAAACGGATTTCTTCCGCTTTATTTTGAACGGACATCGGTTTCTCTGGCTGCCCTATGAAATAGGAAGGCCCATCGTCAATTATGGCACGCTCCTCTTCGTTATATTACTTATTACAGGAATGGTACTGTGGTGGCCGAGAAAATGGACCAAAGCCACGCGCGACCAAAGCTTCAAAGTAAAGTGGAAAGCCAGTTTCAAAAGAGTGAACTACGACCTGCATAATGTTTTCGGATTCTACTCCCTGCTCTTCCTGCTCGCCATTGCGCTTACCGGGATGGTGTATGGCATCAAATGGTACAGCAATGGATTGTACTGGGTTACTTCAGGAGCACAATCGCTCCCTGAATTCAAAAGGGTGAAATCGGATTCACTGCAGGCCGGTAAATTCTTTACCCCGCAGGAAGTGATGAATAATTGCTGGAACCAGGTGAGCAACCAGCATCCAGAAGCGGAAGGATTCTATTATGCATTTGCCGATACTTCAAAGGCAACATCCGCCATCAATATCACCATCTATCCAACGGCGGGTAAATATTACAATAACAGGAGTTTTGTGTTCGACCAGCACACGGGAAAACAACTGAAAGGAAACCCCGTGTATGAAACACCGTATGAAGAGGCGGCTTTCGGCGCCAAACTGCGCAGGATGAATTATGATATCCATGTTGGTTCAATCCTGGGATTTCCGGGAAAGATCATGGCCTTCTTTGCTGCATTGATCGGCGCCAGCCTGCCGGTGACGGGCTTCCTCGTATGGTGGGGAAAAAGGAAAAAGAAGAATTCGAAAAACGCGAAAACGAATAAAGTAAACAAAACACTGATCCAGCCGCAGGTAGTGACGGCTGACATATAA
- a CDS encoding solute:sodium symporter family transporter, producing the protein MNLTILLSFLFVTVAAALVSIYVTRRKKQQQTPVGFYLGNRSLGFWMIGSSMFLTNMSANQFIGENEFVYTTNMSVMAWGMSSVLAMLLVAEFLMPMYLRIGAVTTPDFLAKRFDVQTQRIVSIIFLLGYFVNLIPTVLYGCAVAINGIFHVDSWLGISYFSAIQLIVLVVGVVGALYNVLGGLRAITITDVVQGIGMLIGGSMIVYYGFRFLGDGDVWEGVRTLSVAHKDHLNAIGGPKDVLPFSTIFTGMLLVNIYYWGMEQYIVQEALASKNLAESQKGISLAVVGKLFAPLLLNVPGLIAVHLYPNLENTATAFPRLVSDILPPVFIGLVAAVVFGGALSTFNAGLNSTGTLFTMNLYKPWLERNGAKADERKLLRNGKILQVCVTILAIIFSPYIMYFEGGFYNYLQKVSSFFSVPVFTIMVIGLLTKRVPPLAAKVGILFFVTVYTATQFLFDLQLHYLHVLAILFLVTSGIMLLIGRLRPMESPFQLPRQAAVDIVPWKRRHLYYAILLALMVGMFILFSPPGIAG; encoded by the coding sequence ATGAATCTGACCATACTACTCAGCTTCCTTTTTGTAACGGTTGCGGCTGCCCTTGTTTCCATTTACGTTACGCGCCGTAAAAAGCAGCAGCAAACGCCTGTTGGCTTTTACCTGGGCAATCGCAGCCTGGGCTTCTGGATGATCGGCAGTTCCATGTTCCTCACCAATATGAGCGCCAACCAGTTCATAGGGGAGAATGAGTTCGTATATACCACCAACATGTCTGTGATGGCCTGGGGCATGAGTTCCGTACTGGCCATGCTGCTTGTTGCGGAATTCCTCATGCCGATGTATCTGCGCATCGGGGCGGTGACCACACCAGATTTCCTGGCAAAAAGATTTGATGTGCAAACGCAGCGCATCGTCAGTATCATCTTCCTCCTTGGATATTTCGTGAATCTCATCCCAACCGTGTTGTATGGATGCGCGGTGGCTATCAATGGCATCTTTCATGTGGACAGCTGGCTGGGCATCAGTTATTTTTCTGCCATACAACTGATTGTGCTGGTAGTTGGCGTGGTGGGCGCTTTGTACAATGTGCTCGGTGGCCTGCGGGCCATAACCATCACGGATGTGGTGCAGGGTATAGGTATGCTGATAGGTGGCAGTATGATCGTGTATTATGGTTTCAGGTTTTTGGGCGATGGCGATGTTTGGGAAGGCGTACGCACACTCTCAGTTGCGCATAAGGATCACCTTAATGCCATCGGCGGACCGAAAGATGTATTGCCCTTCAGCACCATCTTCACGGGGATGCTGCTGGTGAACATCTATTACTGGGGCATGGAACAGTACATTGTACAGGAAGCCCTGGCATCGAAGAACCTGGCGGAAAGCCAGAAGGGTATCTCACTGGCGGTGGTGGGAAAGTTATTTGCACCACTGTTGCTGAATGTTCCGGGGTTGATTGCCGTGCATCTTTATCCCAACCTTGAAAATACTGCCACCGCTTTTCCGCGGCTGGTGAGTGATATCCTTCCTCCTGTATTCATCGGCCTCGTGGCGGCAGTAGTGTTTGGTGGCGCCCTCAGCACTTTCAATGCAGGGCTCAACAGTACAGGCACATTGTTTACGATGAACCTTTACAAGCCCTGGCTGGAACGGAACGGCGCAAAGGCCGATGAGCGAAAACTGTTACGCAACGGCAAGATACTGCAGGTATGTGTAACGATACTGGCCATCATCTTTTCTCCTTATATCATGTATTTCGAAGGAGGTTTTTACAATTACCTGCAAAAAGTGTCGAGCTTTTTCAGTGTGCCTGTTTTCACCATCATGGTGATCGGGCTGCTCACCAAAAGAGTGCCGCCACTGGCAGCGAAAGTGGGCATCCTGTTCTTTGTTACGGTGTATACAGCCACGCAATTCCTTTTCGATTTACAATTGCATTACCTGCATGTACTGGCCATCCTGTTCCTGGTCACTTCCGGGATCATGCTGCTGATAGGCAGGTTGAGACCGATGGAAAGCCCTTTCCAGCTACCCCGGCAGGCAGCAGTGGATATTGTTCCCTGGAAGAGAAGGCACCTGTACTATGCGATCCTGCTGGCTTTGATGGTGGGAATGTTCATACTTTTTTCACCGCCGGGCATTGCAGGCTGA
- a CDS encoding GntR family transcriptional regulator, which translates to MQNIYEQVRELENIQGLSKHEQLVQGIINAINDKLIQRGDMLPSVNNFIKELGFARETIAKGYKELVSRGIVESKNRIGFYVARENTENNLRIALIIFAFDSFQEVFYKTFRDNLGEPAHIDIFFHHNNIDVLESIVASVKGKYGMYVVAPIPHKRTAGILSTLPMNKFLMIDRYQKLEEEFSYVVQEFEKSSYAAFAELAPAIRRFKGMIHYHRPASDTPIEILDAYKKFVKNFKINSVIRTEYIPGSIEKGYVYFTINNAELWQMLKDAKAKGFRLGKDVGILSHNDEVVKEIIFDGITTYSTDFSIMAEKAASFVLHREKVQEVIPTVLLRRGSL; encoded by the coding sequence ATGCAGAATATTTATGAGCAGGTCCGGGAGCTGGAAAACATCCAGGGCCTGTCAAAGCACGAACAACTGGTACAGGGTATCATCAACGCCATCAACGATAAACTGATCCAACGCGGAGACATGCTGCCTTCCGTGAACAATTTCATAAAAGAGCTGGGATTCGCCCGCGAAACCATTGCCAAGGGTTACAAGGAACTGGTGAGCAGGGGCATCGTTGAAAGTAAGAACCGTATTGGTTTTTACGTGGCCCGCGAGAATACGGAGAATAACCTTCGAATTGCACTCATCATCTTCGCATTCGACAGTTTCCAGGAAGTGTTCTACAAAACATTTCGCGACAACCTGGGCGAACCTGCCCATATCGATATCTTTTTCCATCACAACAATATCGATGTGCTGGAAAGTATAGTAGCAAGTGTAAAAGGGAAATATGGCATGTACGTGGTGGCGCCCATTCCGCACAAGCGCACCGCCGGTATTCTCAGCACACTTCCGATGAACAAATTCCTGATGATCGACCGTTACCAGAAGCTGGAAGAAGAGTTCAGCTATGTGGTGCAGGAATTCGAAAAATCTTCCTATGCCGCTTTTGCCGAGCTGGCTCCCGCCATCAGGCGTTTCAAAGGCATGATCCATTACCATCGCCCTGCATCGGATACGCCGATCGAGATACTGGACGCGTACAAGAAATTTGTGAAGAATTTCAAGATCAACAGCGTGATCCGAACAGAATATATTCCCGGCTCCATCGAGAAAGGATATGTGTATTTCACTATCAACAATGCAGAGCTCTGGCAGATGCTGAAAGACGCCAAGGCAAAGGGTTTCAGGCTGGGAAAGGATGTAGGCATCCTCAGTCATAACGATGAGGTGGTGAAAGAGATCATCTTTGATGGTATCACCACCTACTCAACAGATTTTTCCATTATGGCGGAAAAGGCTGCTTCGTTTGTGCTGCACCGTGAAAAAGTGCAGGAAGTGATTCCGACCGTTCTCCTGAGAAGGGGATCCTTATGA
- a CDS encoding DUF4374 domain-containing protein gives MRKYNQYFSALSLAAILFASCDKDDNNNPEPVDPTVESKYIVAVTPAALTNVADYLLTADNLDAGTISTTGNGVEQDGTYRYYVTHNGKFFSMLYGQGNPGAVTAYDLATGKLNKLTNFQTETVQAFAPADKDILMFKIPRSQTGGNNALWYRVSTEKLEIVGEGQTDIVSMASNGERAHFTWLKQVGNKVYAPYMSIKGCCSDNFGTAYPDSAWIAVFSYPSMTLEKVIKDNRTSFIGRYFTDGLEVVENGDVYAFSSGVATNVGVYTSTKHSAITRLKSGITEFDQTYLFDIETASGGWYLTNKLYVGNNTFILSMAKDKGAYAIGNRFAIVNVVDKTFKWVEGTPDPKDIADVTTTNFAPMDNKTGYIGISLNDGKSAVYKFDASTATAVKGLNVEGGGITAIQKLSKSK, from the coding sequence ATGAGAAAGTACAACCAGTATTTTTCTGCGCTTTCCCTTGCAGCTATTTTGTTTGCTTCCTGTGATAAGGATGATAACAACAATCCTGAACCCGTTGATCCGACAGTTGAAAGCAAGTATATCGTAGCCGTTACGCCGGCTGCCCTTACTAACGTAGCCGATTACCTGCTTACTGCAGATAACCTCGATGCCGGAACCATCTCCACTACCGGAAATGGCGTGGAGCAGGACGGAACTTATCGTTACTACGTAACACACAATGGAAAATTCTTCAGCATGCTCTACGGACAGGGCAATCCCGGCGCTGTAACAGCTTATGATCTCGCAACAGGAAAACTGAACAAGCTCACCAATTTCCAGACGGAAACTGTACAGGCTTTTGCGCCTGCTGACAAAGATATCCTGATGTTCAAAATACCACGCAGCCAGACAGGCGGTAACAATGCTCTCTGGTATCGTGTGAGCACAGAGAAACTGGAAATCGTTGGGGAAGGTCAGACAGATATCGTGTCCATGGCCAGCAATGGCGAACGCGCCCATTTCACCTGGCTGAAACAGGTAGGTAACAAAGTGTATGCTCCTTACATGAGCATCAAAGGATGCTGCAGTGATAACTTTGGTACAGCCTATCCTGACAGTGCCTGGATCGCCGTATTCTCTTATCCTTCCATGACACTGGAGAAAGTGATCAAAGACAACAGGACCAGCTTTATCGGCCGTTACTTCACAGACGGACTGGAAGTGGTGGAGAACGGTGATGTATATGCGTTCAGCTCGGGTGTTGCCACCAATGTTGGTGTATATACGTCTACCAAACATTCTGCCATCACCCGCCTGAAATCAGGCATTACAGAATTCGATCAGACCTATCTGTTCGATATCGAGACTGCATCCGGCGGATGGTACCTCACCAATAAACTGTATGTAGGCAATAATACTTTCATCCTCAGCATGGCTAAGGACAAGGGCGCTTATGCCATTGGTAATCGTTTCGCCATTGTGAACGTGGTGGATAAAACCTTCAAATGGGTGGAAGGAACGCCTGATCCTAAAGACATCGCAGATGTTACCACAACCAATTTTGCGCCGATGGATAACAAAACAGGTTATATAGGTATCTCCCTCAACGATGGCAAGAGTGCTGTGTACAAGTTCGACGCCAGCACCGCCACTGCGGTAAAAGGGTTGAACGTAGAAGGTGGAGGCATCACGGCTATACAGAAATTGTCAAAGAGTAAATAA